The following proteins come from a genomic window of Musa acuminata AAA Group cultivar baxijiao chromosome BXJ1-7, Cavendish_Baxijiao_AAA, whole genome shotgun sequence:
- the LOC135679988 gene encoding metallothionein-like protein 2C, giving the protein MSCCGGNCGCVSGCNCGSGCGGCKMYADLGGERGTNTAGIVDLGAATQKGRIDGHEVADGSESGGCDCNKCNCGSSCSCACCGCN; this is encoded by the exons ATGTCCTGCTGTGGTGGCAACTGCGGATGCGTCTCTGGCTGCAACTGCGGCAGTGGCTGCGGAGG CTGCAAGATGTACGCCGACCTGGGCGGGGAGCGTGGCACCAACACTGCAGGAATCGTCGACCTTGGCGCCGCAACCCAGAAAGG GCGAATTGATGGGCACGAGGTGGCGGACGGGTCTGAGAGtggaggctgcgactgcaacaaATGCAACTGCGGTAGCAGCTGCAGCTGTGCTTGCTGCGGCTGTAACTGA